The Diadema setosum chromosome 8, eeDiaSeto1, whole genome shotgun sequence genome includes the window cacaagccctcAGCAGCACCTCTTCttcaaatatacattgtattaaaaaaagtaggccctacaggTCCTGGAGAAAGAACGTCGAGCCGTTCTGacaggcaaaaaagaaaagaaataatgataacagtcataaaaaacaacaacatgtgaACAGCCCACTGAACAACGAGTTATTTTCTTGTCTCTTTGACCCTTTGAAGATACCACCAACAGACCCCATGCATGCCAGCGCCAGCAtggtacatacactgtatatatgttGTAATAATGAGGACCACCACGATGAACGCTGCTCGCTTGGCGATGCGTCAACAAGCGAAATTGATTCCTAGATGGTATGTAAAGGTTTCATTTGTGAGATCATCATGACGGCTGTACTGTCGTTTTGATATTTCGAGAAGTAGTCGTTACTAATACCTCGCTGTGGTCGTCTGACCTGGATTATTGTGGGCTATCGTGCTTGCGTAATCTTAGTGTCGGGCTCAGTCCCACTCTTTGGGAATTGTGTTAGCTGATAACTAGATATGTGTCGCTGCGCTCTGCTCTGAGATTATACTATTTATAGCTTTGTGGCTGGCCGAGTGCACTTTACGGCCACTGCCCTATAATAGGGCTCTATTATCAGAGCGTCATTTCCTTAGCTTACGCTATCAGCAAGGTGATCTCCCATGATGAACCACTGCGCACTGAGGAGCAGCTTGCGAGCTTCTCTTGCTGCTGTATGAAACGACATTTGACAAGTAATAAGGAAGGTTACTAAAAAGCCTGCCTCACGCATTGTGCTTCTAGCTAGCTGCATAGCTGACACATCGGACACTGCGATCGTGTTATCGTGTGCCCTCTCCACTGGCACTGCACTGCCATCTAGCTGCAGGATTATCAAGCTTTTAATATTACAATGTGGGCCATGTTtacatttgtaatttttgttacATCGCCGAAAATTGCAATGATCAGTTTGATCTTTGATGATCATGGTGCATAATGTGAGAAAGTTGGCAGTAAGTCTGTGATACAATAGCTTCCATTTCTGAACATCCTGGCTAGCTACAACAGTTACGtgaatatttttatgcctccaagACCGTGTCATGTCATCCATCCCAACCCcatcacaaatcatgcaaacCACCCACACTGCACACTTGCGAGGCTTGTGTGAGTAATACACAGCCCTGTTTCTGTACATAAGTGAGTGCTTCACACAGCATCTGGTCGGAGATGATCGGGCGAGTAAATCTGTAACTGTGTAGAAGATATAACACAACAAACTGATGAATTGGGATAagattttagatttttttttgcattatttcacAGAATAATTTCGCCAAGGCAGTGGACATAATGTCCTCTACTCTGTGATAGGTTAATATTGATCCCCTGTCTGAGATAATAACACAGCGTCCATTCATATAAAATTATGAATGAAGAATGAAAGTTTACCACTGGTTGCATTTCGTTGTGTGCCAATGCACAGCACCCTGTTTGTCTCTTCTCAATCACGCCACGCAGCGCAGGAAAGGGCGTGAGAGCAACCATGTGGCGTACGGTACCGTAAGTGCTTTCGTTACGCTCACTCTCgttgacacatacacacactgcatccCAACACGAAATctcgcacacatgcacacagcaCAGTACCGGAACACATGCTTTCGAACCCATGGTGCCTGATAGCCGTAGGTACTAGTACTTGAATTTGCATGCACTGCTCGATTAGGGTAAGATCTCACACCGATAGCATAAGGCCataaagtgcacaattgcctACAAATCAAATGTGCTAAAGGCACTTTAGACAAGAGTGTCAGAAAGGGTGGTAGCATTGATACTGTGTATGGACCTCATGAAAGGATTTGATACTGTTCCCCCACTAAGATCTCCTGCTGAAGTTAGAATCTTTTGGTATTTATGTGGTACCTTCTTGTATGGCTGATGTCTATTCTGATTGGTAGGCGGCAAAGAGTATTGCCATTGGTTGGTGGTGAGGAATCCTCTTTTTGTATTGTTGTCATGCTCAAAACAACTAACATCTCTCTAGGCAAGTTTCATGGCATACACAGCCTACACAATCTGAAACTAAAGTTTGCCATCTATTTATATGCATAATATATGGGGTATGGTGTCTTTCAAGTAACTTGAAGCTAAAAATTAACACTATATGCAAATCTGTTGTTTTACCAAATCACTGCTGCCATGTTTGATGAATACATCTGGGCACTATCAATTGCAAGACAAAGGTCACTCACCTCTCAAAATTTCCTTCTCAAACATGAAAAGTTTCGCAAGGACACTGGAAGTCTCCTTCAGCATCCACACTGTGTTTTGAAGGCCGATGTATTTGTAGTCTTAAATCAGGGAACACTTAAATTAATCAAGATGTAAAGAAAAACCAGTAGTGTGAATGAGCTATTGAATGGTTTTCAATATGAGATATTGTCAGTTCGAGGTAATGATATGAATTACTCTGGGTATGAGACATTGTCTATCAAAGTTAGACATATTGTTGTCTGAAGCATAGGTCACATACTTTGATGCAGCATTGTCATTTTCGTCTGAATTTTTTTTGAGATGGACAAAGAACTTGCTGTATGAATACCAATAGTTGTATTTTCTAGTTTTACCGACTTTATACAAAACTAGAATAACTGAAAGGGACACACTCcttaatttcaaatttcatcagTGAATGCTCCATAATTAAGCCTACCTACTCTCAACAAGTTAAGTACCTGGTACTGCTCATGTTTGATTGTGTTTTTATCCCCTTTTTGCATTTACCAGGAAGCCACTAAACATCCCAGATGGTCACTTCCCAGCTTCACAACCAGTACGTCACTCTTGTTTAGCTGCCACGTGTAGCTACTACAGTGCAGCGCACCAGAAGAAGTTTGTCTGTGCCTTAGGGAGCCAACGATGTCATAGTAGTGAAGCCATCACAGCACCAGCCAGGGATAATGAAGACAAGCAGTATTCTGACAAAATCCGATCTCTGGTAGATGAGATAGCATCTCTTACTCTGGTTGAAGTCAGTGACCTTAATCAGTTGTTAAAGGTAGGTCAAGTGCATTTATTCAACCCTCAAGTAAGTGTAGACTCagtggattgaaaaaaaaagtgggtaaTGACAACTTTGCATATTACATGTATCTGCTACGTTGACAAGCTTCTAAAATGTGATCTTGAGGTTGGTTGATAAGTAGAAACAAGAGTGACTTATACTTTGTTGGATTTACAATTACAATCTGAAATTGTAGAAAGAGATCATTTTCACTATGTAGGCATTGAAAAGTTAATCTTTGAACGTTGAAATGTCTTACAGAAAACTCTGAACATCCAAGATGCACCGGTCATGGCTGTTGGAGCAGTACCAGGAGTAGCAGCACCAGCTGTGGAACAGGTGTGTTGAATGTTGCTAAGTCAATGAGGGCTATGAGTTTGGTGTTTCTTTAGTGTCTCAAGAGGCCTCATTTTGGCTAGATTCTTACAATGGGTCCTGTGCCTGTTGTCAGTAGTGGATGGAAGGTTTGCTTTTAAGGTCAATGACTATTTTTTGAATAGATGTAGGGGGAAAATGTGATTTCTTTATATTATATGTTTTGCGGGGAATATTAAAGATATGCAAAGTGCTTTGTTTTGAAGAATGTTTTCTATTGCAGTCTTTGTTTCCCTTGGAACTACATATCACACtttaaacaatattttcatggcatgaaattttcacgaattggagctgatggccttttttgcagcataaaAGTATAGCAAATTGCCACTGACATTTAATGCgagtagtgtagacaagaacttttgcatgcattttaattttgtgaatcttggctctcgtgaaattcgcaaaattaaaatgcaagcggAAATTTTCCAGATCTTACAGTATATAAAGCTAAGTCCAAGATTTGCTAATTCCATAATCTATTTCTTATtacaggaagaggaggaagtAGATGCTGTAAAAACAGTTGAAAAGACACAGTTTACAGTAAAGCTGACCAAATATGATGAAGCTACCAAGGTGAAGCTGATCAAAGAAATTAAGGCATTGACATCAGGAATGAATCTAGTACAGGTAAGGATGTTGTTATGAATTACTAATTTAGTCTGAGATTGATAACAGTTGTAAGCGTTTTAATCATGTCTACAGCTCTATACGATCTCATACTGTAAACCACTATGTATTTCATGTAATATAATGCGAGTTTAAACTTTCGGCTAATTGCTTTAATTGCATAAgctgttaaatttgtgatctaGAACTGCAGTGATGGAGTAACCTTTTCTGaagaaattcaatcatctttctttcttttttatcccTTGGAGACTATATACACAATAAACATTTGTGTGATGGGAGACAACATTTACATGAGAAGCTAAGTTTGTGAATGCCAGTTGACTTGTGAAATTTGACAAATTTATACCAAGTGTGTGTATGCAGCTTGTTTTTATCGGGCATGTTGAATTTGCTAATCACTCACATTGTAGAATAGGTACTTTttgcatatatattttgtatgcaattttttttttcatactgaaGAGACAGTTTTATGCTGAATATGCAAAGAAACTGTATTACTCTCTATTGGGATAAGAAAAGATTTAATTCTAAAAAGAGAATGCACAATGAGAGGACATTTTGACCATAGGAAACATCAGCGAATATTTGCTTTAGTTTGAATAAGTGTTTTTAATAGCATGCCTACAGTGTACTTGGAAAATCAGCAAAAAGACACCCTTTCCTAATGTTGCGTAGTCAAATCACTATAGCCAAAACGCTTGATTAGGCAATTGCCCATTATATGTCATTATCACTGGGTCTAATGTGAAATAGAGATGGAGAGCAAGATGAATTTTGGGAATTTGTTTCCTCTTCCCACTCAAATTAAACTTCAGGCTGTGGTGACAGCTTCATTTGCAAATTCaacaacatgagaaaatattaactctgatccgaCCATGACTGCAATGTGCATACTTAGGTTGTTCTGTTgattactgtactccacaattgcaaatattaaccacttgcgaaattgtgGGAAAGtccaaatttgtgaaaaatcaGACTCACCAAATACATATTACAGTAACTCTTAGttactttgtttctttgtgaaAGTTCACTTAgtcttacagaaaaaaaaaatgattaaaagtaTCAAAATATGGGGACCTTCTAATTGAGAGAATGCCCAATGTATTGAAGTAAGCaagttttttcttctgtttttggTAGTACTTGATTGCCAGTATGATTCACTTAGCTGTGTTCCACTTAGTACTCACTCTTTCTGTCATCTCAGGCCAAAAAGTTTGTTGAGGCCATTCCACAGGTGGTTAAAGCTGACATTGGTAAGACTGAAGCAGAGGAGATCAAAAAACAGCTGGAGGCTGCAGGAGCAACATGTGAGATAGAGTGAGGATGTCATGGACCATGTGAACCATAGAAACTTTTCCAAGTGAAAAACGATCGATGTGACTTTTGCTTTTGGCATGTTTTGACAGCAAAATAGCTGCCAAACTCGGATAACATTCTGCACAGGATTTCATAGGACAATGATCAAGAGGAACTTTGAAGCTGTAACTACTCACTGCATCatgaggacattttttttttccttcattggaATCAAGTCCAACAATACTGAGTTAAAGTATGTTGCAGCTAAATTATCAACAAAAagcacattattattattattattattattttgtgtatagTGCAAACCAGTAGGAGAGTTTTGCATTGATGTCACCTGAGTTAATTTGCAAACTTGGTTGTGACCAGTATCACTGTGGTATATCTGAGTCTGATTTTTTGAACCATTCTGTTTGTCTGATCTAACTCTATTTATTATGGTGATGTGGTAGGAGATGTTGCTTGCATGCCATGATAAACTCTCTTGTGTGTGGAAAATTGCTTTTCAAGCTTCACAATGATCACTAttgaattgatatgaatgagGTAATGGCACAGGGCCAGTGAATGTGAAAAAAGGTTGTTTCCACTTACATCTGACGATATTACCCCAACCCTTTTCCCCCCTGAAGTTATTGCATTCCTGCAGCTGCcatttttgttattgtattattattatttttttttttaatgtgaccaGCAGGCATATGGGTGAGGTCATAGCACATGGCCGGTGaatgtgaccccccccccccccccccaaaaaaaaaaaaaaaaaaaagaggagaaagaaagaaaaaatgaaaagataccATTACTGTAAAAGGACATAACAAGCAGGCACGATTTGCCCATCTAGATTCCCTTGCTTTACCTATGACCACTGTAATCACAGCAAAGCTAGCTCTTTCAACGAAGCAGTACAAAATACAATAACAGATGGAATAAATGTGTCTTCTTGAATTTAGATTATGTGAACAATCACAGACATTCTGGCACACTTTAtagaatgtgtttgtgtgtatgtgtacagaAAAAGGTAAGCCATGTATCAGgatgagaatgtgtgtgtgtgcattagtATTGGTTAGCATGGAGAAAATAGCTAATTACAATGTGTAAGAGATGGTGACATGACACAGGCTCTGCCAACAATAGTTCCAAcaaattacaacaaaaaatTGCAACAAATGCTTGGCAGACATTTATTCCCCTCAACAATTCTTTGTCAGTATGATCATGCTAGCAGCCTGTAAAAATCATTCAGGAATTATCTTGCACAATTGTTTATTTactcagtgctttgaaataaaggTGGAAACAGTCCATTCATTAACCATTGATTCTTTTAAATGTATTGGTGGTTAATAGCATGAGAAAATACGGTGACAAATACAGTATGGTTTAATTACCATAATCATCAAGGAGACAACAGTGGGGTTGAAGAAAGATCCCCAAATAAAAATCCTTGAATTAAAATTGCCTGTTTCTTTGCTAAGTGTATGATTTTTCTCCAATGTTCTTGCCATGGAAAGAGGGCTACTGTTACAATGTACTGGTACATCGTTGTTGAGTGATGATAGCAAGACTTATTGCTACAAAATGTATTAATCAAAGTCATCTACATGACttgccagatttttttttttggtgtgagtcgcaatgtacaatgtgtatgctaagattcaactttgcaaagtatatgaaatttccaagaaCAACACTGCtattacaaaaataatgaatggtcatgagtgcgatggtacaagattttgcacGAGATagaagatagaggcgctctattcaacaaggtgaagccgagttgaatagtgtgcctcatctttcaccgagttgCGAAATCTTGGTCGTCCATTGcatgagtaaagaccatacacagtttgttttatacaacacttTAATCATCAACAGATGTGGTCatagattcttgaatttagcacagaaatggcaaccattttccctGAAAGGCAAATAAGTAGCCACATAGTCACAGTCACCATGTACACATTTACGGCGAAACAGATCGGTTGAAGttaagttgtacatgtacataaaatgagtgacaaaaatATGCGCTTGTAGTGAACGCAGGaagtactaggtgtttcaaaaaacatttcccactttgattcttaataattcataaactATGCGTGtgtatatatcagataacactgtcattgatgtGAGTGATAGccgaatagtgtacaattttgttggaggtggttaaatatgaaagcataaatcagtttcatgaaatccatgattaatttcacagttatggttcagattttgctctattttcaaccctctgtacaaaactttcactttgcacaggggtcaatgggtgtgtatgggagtgtgtggttaacaccctgacagtGGTCctgaaaggacaagttcaccttcagagacatgtgggttgagtgaatgcagcaatattagtagaacacatcagtgagagtttgaacaaaatcggacaatctgttaaaaagttctgaatttttgaagtttctgcccagtcatggctggatgaaaagactactatagctcgTGATGTCACATAAGTataacgatataaagaaagaataaagaaaatttaacatatttccattgttctcacataacaaaagaacactcgacttctctctttcagaaggcagggggaataatattacccttaacatacgtaaatagcaagtcaaagaaatgtgtactttattcaaaaagtaaagttttgtgaaattctctttttattttccttatatagttgtacgcatgtgacatcataccttgtagtagtcttctcttccagcagtgactgcgcagatacttaaaatattggTAACTttagaacggattgtccaatttttgtctcgcccaccggaggtgaaggcgagactaagggatccaaatggcgtccgtccgtcgtccgtccgtcgtccgtccgtcgtctgtccgtcgtccgtccgtcgtccgtcgtccgtccatcgtccgtcgtccgtccgttgtccgtcacaaatgttaaagtttacctgcaagactctcttatgatgcataacttggcaactgttacagcaatggcagccacacttgggtgatagaagcactaggggtatcttcatgttatggtgttgtcagaggtcatgtgatgatgtcaaaggtcattttgaggtcatatattaaagagtatgtgcaagactctcttttctatgttaaagtttacctgcaagactttcttttgacaaataacttcacataagttgcttggattacaacctaacttgggtcatagatgcactgggggtaccttcatgttatggtgccgttggaggtcacaggataaggtcaaaggtcatttgaggtcatacgttaaagtttacttgcaagactctcttatcacatgtaactcgacacatgttgctacaatggcaatcaaacttgggtgatggatgcactgggggtaccgtcatgttatggtgccgtaagaggtcacatgataaggtcaaaggtcatttgaggtcatacgttagagtttacttgcaagactctcttatcacacgtaactcagcacatgttgctacaatggcaatcaaacttgggtgatggtagatgtctcttgggaagttgaaggtaaccacaaggtcaaaggttacagacaggggtcaacgaacttttagggcccaatgttaagtttttagggcgcatttcgtttatggctcataacttttgatccctttgtccgtttgtgaccaaacttggatgaaagatgtcccttggggaggtgaaggtcgtcacaaggtcaaaggtcacagacaggggtcagcaaacttttagggcccaatgttatgtttttatggcgcgttttgatcgtggctcataacttttgatccccatgtccgtttgtgaccaaacttggacggtagatgtcccttggggagttaaaggttatcacaaggtcaaaggtcacagaaaggggtcaacaactttttagggcccaatgttaagtttttatggcgcgtttcgattatggctcattacttttgatccctttgtccgtttgtgaccaaacttggatggtaatgTCCCTtagggtgttgaaggtcaccacaaggtcaaaggtcataagcaggtcaattaacttctgggagttataaaaaatattaattccttgtacgcgaatgggcgagacacaatttggcgatTGCCTtgttctcaaactttcactgatatgttctactaatactgctgcattctctcaatccttatgtatatgaaggtggacttgtccttgaACAATGgtcagggtttgaatgcttcattatttattcatgagaaattccactatcacaactaggctttattcattttttttttttttttttttggtgtgcgCCTCCATAGGTAGCCCCACTCATTTAGGGCTCTGATTATATTGTCTCTTTTACCAGgtttttgctgcatttttgCAGTATGGTTGTTTATATTGTGTTCTGTTTGTGTCAAGGATCTTGCTAGACCATTTCCAGTCAATTTGTTGGTATGTTTGCTGTATATTTAAGCAGTTGAATTTTGTATCTTGATACTGTTGCCTACTCTGTATTGCCATTTTCAGTGTCCAGTGTTGTACACTTGCTTCGTGCATCTTGTATGTGTACTTGCTTTGTACTTTCAATAGCACCTTTTGTTGTCACACCCTTCACATGTGTATGTC containing:
- the LOC140231589 gene encoding large ribosomal subunit protein bL12m-like, which codes for MRTTTMNAARLAMRQQAKLIPRWKPLNIPDGHFPASQPVRHSCLAATCSYYSAAHQKKFVCALGSQRCHSSEAITAPARDNEDKQYSDKIRSLVDEIASLTLVEVSDLNQLLKKTLNIQDAPVMAVGAVPGVAAPAVEQEEEEVDAVKTVEKTQFTVKLTKYDEATKVKLIKEIKALTSGMNLVQAKKFVEAIPQVVKADIGKTEAEEIKKQLEAAGATCEIE